In Rattus norvegicus strain BN/NHsdMcwi chromosome 1, GRCr8, whole genome shotgun sequence, a genomic segment contains:
- the Coq8b gene encoding atypical kinase COQ8B, mitochondrial isoform X2, with protein MLSIQDNSLISPQLQRVFERVRQSADFMPRWQMMKVLEEELGKDWQDKVASLEEVPFAAASIGQVHQGVLKDGTEVAVKIQYPGVAESIQSDVQNLLALLKMSVGLPEGLFAEQSLQTLQQELAWECDYRREAACAQTFKKLLADDPFFRVPAVVEELCTTRVLGMELAGGIPLDQCQGLSQDIRNQICFQLLRLCLRELFEFRFMQTDPNWANFLYDASSHKVTLLDFGASRAFGTEFTDHYIEVVKAAADGDRDRVLQKSQDLKFLTGFETKAFSDAHVEAVMILGEPFAASGSYDFGAGETARRIQGLIPVLLRHRLRPPPEETYALHRKLAGAFLACARLHAHIACRDLFQDTYHRYWASRQTLPLPAAS; from the exons AAAGTTCTAGAAGAGGAGCTAGGCAAGGACTGGCAGGACAAGGTGGCCTCCCTGGAGGAGGTGCCCTTTGCTGCTGCCTCCATCGGGCAGGTACACCAAGGCGTGCTGAAGGACGGGACTGAGGTGGCTGTGAAGATCCAG TACCCAGGTGTTGCCGAGAGCATCCAGAGTGACGTGCAGAACCTGCTGGCCCTGCTCAAGATGAGTGTGGGACTACCAGAGG GCCTGTTTGCTGAGCAGAGCCTGCAGACCTTGCAGCAAGAGCTGGCTTGGGAATGTGACTACCGCAGAGAAGCCGCCTGTGCCCAGACCTTCAA GAAGCTCTTGGCTGATGACCCCTTCTTCCGAGTACCAGCTGTGGTAGAGGAGTTATGCACCACACGGGTGCTGGGCATGGAGCTGGCTGGGGGAATCCCTCTAGACCAGTGCCAGGGCCTGAGCCAGGACATCCGGAATCAG ATTTGCTTCCAGCTCCTGAGGCTGTGTCTGCGGGAGCTGTTTGAGTTCAGATTCATGCAAACAGATCCCAACTGGGCCAACTTCCTGTATGATGCCTCCAGCCACAAG GTGACTCTACTGGACTTTGGTGCAAGCCGGGCCTTTGGAACAGAGTTCACGGACCATTACATTGAG GTGGTGAAGGCTGCAGCAGATGGGGACAGAGATCGAGTTCTCCAGAAATCCCAGGACCTCAAATTCCTTACAGGCTTTGAAACCAAG GCATTCTCTGACGCCCACGTCGAGGCAGTGATGATCCTTGGGGAGCCCTTTGCTGCTTCAGGCTCCTATGACTTCGGTGCTGGAGAGACTGCTCGCCGAATACAGGGCCTCATCCCAGTGTTGCTTCGGCACCGGCTTCGCCCACCGCCTGAGGAGACCTATGCTCTACACCGCAAGCTAGCTGGGGCTTTCTTAGCCTGTGCCCGTCTCCACGCCCACATCGCCTGCCGGGACCTCTTCCAAGATACCTACCACCGCTACTGGGCCAGTCGCCAGACATTGCCACTGCCAGCAGCCTCCTGA